From Saccopteryx leptura isolate mSacLep1 chromosome 3, mSacLep1_pri_phased_curated, whole genome shotgun sequence, one genomic window encodes:
- the GCFC2 gene encoding intron Large complex component GCFC2 isoform X7, giving the protein MAHRPKRTFRTRRADSSDSDGAEEPSAEPREPAKLAAPSPEEEDPPPGGGRAEAAERPLRGRSPRGRGRVWASSRRPRADRGSGVPESRTVDLSTDKEYGTHHASESVDDQSSSSDNSSSLDEEFSSLVNIPDAAFIQAARKKRELARAQQDYISLDIKHTSTLSGMMNSSDEDPESEPNQRERRIPFAPKPQTLRQRMAEETTITNEETSEESQEDENQDIWEQQQMKKAVKITEGRDIDLSHNSEFQTVKKFDTSISFSPVNLEIIKKQLNTRLTLLQDTHRSHLREYEKYIEDVKSSENAVQNLENSSNQALSFKFYKSMKIYVENLIDCLNEKIINIQEIESSMHALLLKQAMTFMQRRQDELKHESTYLQQLSRKAETSANESLAIDENTQRILEELESRR; this is encoded by the exons ATGGCTCACAGGCCGAAACGGACTTTCCGGACGCGCCGAGCCGACTCTAGTGATAGTGACGGCGCCGAGGAGCCATCTGCTGAACCCCGGGAACCGGCGAAACTGGCAGCCCCGAGCCCTGAGGAGGAGGACCCGCCTCCTGGGGGAGGCCGCGCTGAGGCAGCGGAACGGCCCCTACGGGGTCGAAGCCCTCGGGGCCGGGGCCGAGTCTGGGCGAGTTCCCGGCGCCCCCGCGCGGACCGCGGCTCGGGCGTCCCAG aaTCCAGAACAGTTGATCTTTCAACAGATAAAGAGTATGGAAcacatcatgcctcagaaagtgtgGATGATCAGAGTTCATCTTCCGACAACTCTAGCTCTCTGGACGAAGAATTTTCTTCACTAG taAATATCCCTGATGCAGCTTTTATTCAGGCAGCTCGCAAAAAGCGTgaattggccagggcccagcaggaCTATATTTCTTTGGATATAAAACATACTTCCACACTGTCTGGTATGATGAACAGCAGTGATGAAGATCCCGAGAGTGAGCCTAATCAACGGGAAAGGAGAATTCCATTTGCCCCAAAGCCTCAAACACTTAGACAAAGAATGGCTGAAGAAAcaa caatcacaaatgaagaaacaagtgAAGAAAGTCAGGAAGATGAAAATCAAGATATTTGGGAGCAGCAGCAAATGAAGAAAGCAGTTAAAATCACAGAG ggaAGAGACATAGATCTTTCCCACAATAGTGAATTTCAAACAGTGAAGAAGTTTgatacttccatttcattttctccagtaaatttagaaattataaagaagCAATTAAATACTAG ATTAACATTACTACAAGATACTCACCGCTCACACCTGCgggaatatgaaaaatatatagaagatgtCAAGAGCTCAGAGAATGCCGTCCAGAACCTAGAGAACTCATCAAATCAAGCTCTGAGTTTTAAGTTCTATAAAAGCATGaaaatttatgtggaaaattTAATTGACTGTCTTAATGAAAAG ATTATCAACATTCAAGAAATAGAATCATCCATGCATGCACTCCTTTTAAAACAAGCCATGACCTTTATGCAACGCAGGCAAGATGAATTAAAACACGAATCAACGTATTTACAGCAGTTGTCAC GCAAAGCTGAGACATCAGCAAATGAAAGCTTGGCTATAGATGAAAACACTCAACGGATTTTAGAAGAACTTGAATCTCGAAGGTag